GTGAAAGATCCATTTAATGTTAATATACTAAGTCATGAGATTCAGTTGGTAATATTGTATTCCCAACAGTCTGTCCAatgaagaaaatttaaaattatcaCATCCTAACAGACAGGaatagaaaatagaaagagACAAACCCGAAAGGCCAAACGACTTACAAAGATCGATAAAACAATACTATAAGCAAAATACCAAGTATATCCTAAAGTGATATCTTGAAATAGGCATAAAATATGGCACCAGCCACACATCTAAAGCTAACGGAATGATGAGTAGCGTACCTTTAAGTCGACATACGTGCGATAATCTGCATGCTCGAAGGCACCCATTTTGACATCACGCCACCTGCATAGGCAAATGGATTATTGGAAACGAAAATTTTATGGAATGTATCAGAAGTAAATCTTGATGGGCAATATCTGTATCAAGCTGAGTTTGTGTACCACATTCTTACCTTCCTGTCCCGAGTCTTTCAACAGCTTCAACAAGTGCCTCAACTTCACCTACGGAGAATGGTCTCCTAGTTCTACGCTGCGACAGTTCATTCTTTTTGGGTTTGGGGTTCGCTGGAGATACTGCAAGTGATTCTGAGTTTGTTGGAGAAACTAGAACTAATGCCTTGGAATCAGGAACTGTTCCATTCACTGTCTCATTTTTACGAGTATGTGGGGAGGACATAGAATCACTGGTAATCACATCATCATCAACTTTGCTTATAAAAGGGGGATCTACTGAGACATTTGAAATCCCTGAATCAACCATTGGAGTGGCAGGAGACCTGGAGAACATGATAAACAAGAAGTTTTCGAGTCAGTAATGAATTAAGAGATAATACAATAACTTCTGCCCTCGACGTAGATAAGATCAGTGATATGAAAGGTTAAGAAATATCATACCTCATCAACTCCTCGTCTGCATCACATGGCAATACCGAGGTAAGTTTTTTGGGAGTCATGGAAGAGCAAATATTTGTAAAAGTCGGCTCCAACGTAAAACCCAAAGTGTCAAGATCAGTATTCTGAGAAATGCCAGCCTGCTGCAAAGTTCTGTTGTCATCTCGAACTTTCTTCCCTTGAAGAACTACCCCCACTCGTACTCCATTTCCAAGAATAGCAGTAATTGCCTCCATCACAGTTCTCTAAAAAAGATGTAGGATAGTAGAAAACTTAATACTTGTTCAGATACATTTACCCCACACAGTGTAACATATCAGGAAAGAAACGGACACAAACCTTCAGAGAACCAACACTTGCAGTTTCAGGGACCTCAATGTAAAGCTCCGGTACCTTAAAGGACTTGATGCTGAACTTCACTGAAAGAAGAGACACCCCAAGTGTAAGAACTTCTTCATGTCATCCAAGATAGACAAAAGACAAAAAATTGAGAGTTCGGGAAGAATAATTCTAATACCATGAGGATCCTTTCCTCTTTTACGGCCTTTCACTGGAGTTGATGCACCACTCACTGCAAAATTTAACTACATTTATTTAGATATGTATATAACACCAACAGAAAGAATTTTAATAAACAAGAATGATAGAGGACCTCTTTCAAACATGGTGCCCGAATTACTCTTGTCCATGCACATCCCCTTCTCGGGTGAATTAGATATGCTATTACTACTGGCTTGCTGATCATGTGCAACTGTACTCCTGTGATCAAAGAGTTTCCTTTTCTTGATGGGTGCTTGTAGACATCTCTCTTGGGTATAAATTCTCTTCCTATTTTGGTAAAATGACTTCACTCCATTCCCTGAACACCCAAAAAAGCATAGAGGAAAGGATACAGTTAGAGGAATAAGGACGACTACAGTTAGTTGAATAAGGACAGTTATTTGCCCATGCAGACTAGATTACTGAAAATGCGGACAACTTGAGTAATTCAAACAAGCAACAAACTTACTAGGGTTATAGAGTTCACAACTCCTTATCTCTGGAGCCATCTTCCTGTATTTGGATGTCAGCATCTTCCTTATTCTTCGGTGACCAGTGCGCGGCTGTGGCCTAAAGGGCCTAAACTTGGTGCTCAGTTTATTGCACCCATAAGAATTATCGTCATCATCGCTAATTCCTATTTTTACAGTATTCCACCGCTTTTGCAGTGGAGTATGAGGAGTGGGGTCCCTGTACAAGGGAAACTGTACACCACTATCTGACCTAATTAGCATATTACTATTCACACGCTCTCCAATACGATCCTTTACATTCGATTTATTAGTGTCATCCCCCGAATGCATACCTTGCTGACCCTCTACTCTAACTTCACAGTTGGTATTTCTATCAGCATCATTGACTTGACAGGTTTCCTGTATCGAACCACAGTCAAGTTTCTTCACGACTTCAGGACTGGCAACAGAAATGTTTTCCAAGACAGAACCATAATCTGTTTGTGGTAGTCCCTTGAATTCGAATGAGAGATCGGGCTCCTGAACGGGGATAAAAGAACTCTCAGCACAACTTCCATGGTCAACAGTCTCTGATTTCGGAGTTTGCTCATCCATATGCTGCTCCGTCACattctcattttttaaaatggCGGCATGAGCTTCTACATTACTTGAAACAGAACTTTCACTCTCCTGTAACAGCTTCCCAGCTACAGCTGCAAGTAATTCGAAGGCACAAAGTTGGTTGTCCTCGACGGGATTCTTGCGTGGGCATCTCTTCTGGGATGACAAACAAACATCAGATGGCAGGACACATACAAAATATTATGGAAAGCCATGGGAAACATGGTTACCCTGATTGATCTGGGAGCTTTGGGAATAATGAAGGATCGAATACCATTGAGCCGATAATCCAACCTCTTTTTTGGTACCATATTCTAGAACGCATACCACTGCAAGATCTccaatttaagaaatgtgatGTTTCCAAACCACCTTTAACCTACAAGACATTCACCATGCAAGAGCATATCAGAGAGCAAGTACTTAACTATTCATAAATACAAGCAAAGTAAACAAAAAACTCGTAACAATCTAGAACATAGGTGATCAATGTGGAATTAAAATCcatggaagagagagagagagagatagaaagataGAAAAGAAAGTACTGTCCCATTTCAGAAAACAATATGAAAAATCTATTATCCATAACGCAAGAGAAACAGAGACTCAACAATCTTCTAAACATAAGCATAAGGAATCTATAATAGAAAAGACCATCGAGAAGTCAGATCTAAGATCCAAACTTGGCAGCgtaatagaaagaaaaagaagagaatttGCGTTTCTGTTAAAGCAGAAATTGAACGAGATCATTCAGCTAGAAAAATAAAGAAGGTTCTCCTGATCGATCCAGCCAAAATCTTCTGTCTCTAAACAGTTCATCGGATTTAGATGAGGCCTCAAAAAATATGTTGACTCAAAACGAAATAAAACAATTCTAACCCAAAAATAGACAATTCTCTCCATCCGCAGCTCCCTAGGCAACCAAATTATCAAAAATCAACACTCATCAGATCCAATTACACGACTCCAGAGCCCGATCAGCTCTCACACCATGCCAAAAATAAAGCAGAAACGAAGAGATCAAAGCAACAAATTCCAGAAACGAAAACCCCAATGTTCGCTTCTAAGCGCATCTATCACCCAAAAACCCACAAATTTAGCCAGATCGCCGCGGGATCAACTTCAATTTCCACAATTACACTCGAAAATCACGATCAAAACAACAAACTTTACCAGGATCGGTTAAACCCCAGCAGAATTTCAATTCCAGAGGCGAAGAGAATAGAAAGGTAAAAACGCCCAAAAATGGCGCACCAAAAACACACGCAATTAGAATTGTAGAAGAAGAatacaaacaaaaagcaattaCCAGATGAATAAGAGGATAAATACTGGACGTCTGCTCCTGCTTTTGCCTTTTTGTATATATACAGTTAACAAGAATTTCGAATTTAGGTGACGCCAATAAATCTCAGGTAAAACCTCTTTTGGGTTTTGGGAAAACCAGAGGGGTTTTGTGGGTGTGATTCGTGTGAATGATGAAAGGGGATAGGGGTTATGGTTGTTGCTGGtgcttttatatatatttatattattattttattataagatgctattttatttttaaaagtattttgatTTATGAGTATATAAGATTTCATTTATCTGATTTTATCCTTGAAACGAATTGGGTAAATTGATGTGGCAATGAAAAAGGAATTGATAAGGATGAGGTGGAATTGAcatgtatttttaatatttatctAGTTCTTTTTAGAAATGTAGACTTTTATGACATGGTTTTGATTGGATGTTAGTTTCAAATTTGTCAATTTGGTCGAAATCCATCCACAACTTATTATGGTGATATTTATTTGATGTATTTGCAGAAAGATATAAGACATATTTAGAGAATTCAGTTTACAATGTTTGGAAAAAGCCTATACAGTGAAATCTTATATTTAGAGAATTGGATTGgtctataatttattaaaattgtgtgtGATAAATATAAAAAAGCTAAATTGTCGAAATCTTTATTTCCACCACCACCCTATCTATCTACTACTTCTATAAGATAGAATGTGTCACGTGgcatatgtgtgtgtgtatttctCATAATAatgtttaaataatttttaaataatactttCTCTCAAATAGATTAGAAATTTAAAAGTACGTTCAGTTTGAACTCAAAATATTTATCTCGTGCATTAATCAGGATCAACTCATACCTAGCTATACTAAGTGTGTTTTGTTAATAATGTATGACATCAAAATTAATAACCATATCGCAAGAATTTTATAAGATGTATAGTTTTGTTGTATAGTAGTAATGGTATAACAGTCTATACTTTTTTGCTCCGAAACTGAAAAATAATGGGCTCTAGATCTAAACTGTCACGCAATAGAGATTATTGGCATTGATTAGGGATTGCACTTTGGTTGTTCAAAATTAGGTGTGTATTAATTGATCTTCATGAATTAATGAGAAGTCAGTTTCTTCTTTAGTTGGATCAGACAAAAGTGGTCTTAATAGGGGAACTTTATTTACAAAAAAGCTTGTATTTAGGTGATTAATCATCTCTTTCCGTATCAAGATTTTGAAATTTTGCTTGGAAAATATAGATGTTGAAATGTTTAATTCTCATTCAACTTGATTTTATTTCATTgtatacatccctatatatatatatatatatataggcaataGACTATACAAAATAAGGTAAAGATTTACCCTAATTCTAATTGCCTATTACACGGTAATTATCAATCACAATATCAATCTCATATCTTCTTGAATTATTCCCTTGTGATttgattgatttctttccaacaataGACTTAGTACTtattagggtatccactataagtcggacacttccaatagtccTGCCAcattttttgtccacagccccagttTATTCGTCCGCACCCACAAAAAAAAGTGTCCGCAGCTATAAgtcggacacttccaatagccccgccacttttttagccacttttcattttatttcatttttcgtttattttaaatcaattgtaATTGAAattatcggaatgtaaataattagaaaccgAGGTAATactgaaatgtaaaaaaagtattgggaccaaatattcgttgtattatgGAACCgagaaaattatacaacgaacattttaaaaaatacaaataaaaacaccgCCACCGTCTATTCGGTGGCGGAATCGGGTTCATCCTCCTCTTCTCTGCCGCCTCCCCCACTGGGTGTAAAATGGgtggtggaggagtggtatttataatataattttttaaaataataaaattaaaaaaaataatttccggggggcggccggcgcgccgatGACCGGCGCCCTATAGGCCGGCCCGCCTATAAGCGCGGCGAGGCGTGCCCGGCGCGTCCTCACACTCTTCTCGCCAGAGGACCTTCCGCCCCATAAATGccgtccgcctcggggcggatGCTGCCTGCACTATAGGCGGCAGGGCGACGGGGAAATGGGGGCGGCCAGCTATGGTGGATGCCCTTAGtgaattatataattttatcatgATTTAACTAATGTGGATTTGTCTTTTCATTGTTCTTTTCCGAGAAACATCTAGATAGGTTTGTGCATTGAAATAGGAAGATGTAAACAAATTTTTGTAACAAAAAATTCTAGAAAAGTTGTACTCCatatatgatattttaattgAGATTGATGGAAAATATATTTAGTTAGAAATTGTAGAAAAGCTTGCAGGTTCAGCCAgaagtatataattattaaattaattgtgtgtACCTAAATTACAGATTAGATTGTGTATTAAacgtaattaaattagtaataaattttaattaattaagttgaaGGATTATAAGTTTATGAGCCCAAACCCTCTAATGTAGTCAATATAGCATTTCACTAATGAGAAGTAGCAAAGGAGTACGTTTAGAATGTTTAgattattagtagtatatttttttattctaaagAAATAGCTAAGTGATTTAatagaattttaaaattattactactatgtaatattttttaaatttcatcatttacttttttaattttatttaaattgtgatgtgtataaaatcagaataaatgaGCGAAAAATCAATAGTTATCTaccaatataaaatataaaattgaaaaaaataccgGCCATCTACCTGACGCCTCAAACCACCCTCCACGCCTTTCAGCTGCGCGGTGGGGAACTCGGCCCCCCGTTTGTGACTTGGCTGCAGGTGCGGGAGAGCCGAGTCTCGGGCAGTCCTCGCGACGTTCTTACGGTCAACATCCCATCATATCATTTTCAATGTTTCATAAGTACATTATGACTTTCAAATTAGATTTCAAGTTCTCTGAGTTTGCCATTACTGTGATTAAATGAAGTATTCAATTTTGGAGATATAAATAATGGAGTCAAAGTATGAACATATTTGACTAATATTAATACCCTATATATTCATGACTACTATTAAACCCTATATACCCTATATACTCTTTGTAATAATAAATTCCACAATGACATTTGAGAAGTACGTATAGTGTTCAAAACTTCAAATTTGTATAGTAGAATTTATAATGGCTACTTTCTCAAATTTAATGAACCTTGGTCTAGTTTTAACAAATCATAAAATTTAGTTAAAATCTGATTAGTTTTACAAggtttaaaaatgaaatattaaatcaaataattttattttttcttattgtcCCATATGTTTATAAAATAATGTATTAGATGATGCTCAAAAGGAATTAAAAAAGGTTGTTTGATCAGAAAACATagctattctttttctttttctttttcttttccttttcccttCTAATCTTAATCAAacaatatcattttatgcatcatcaaaaatgtcattttgtaCACATATgagataattgagaaaaatttaaaaactttataatttaatattcaatattCAAAGCTCATGGATGGGACTGAATAATTTAactagattttataatttaaacaaTCAGTACTCCATTTCTTTTGAATATTCCTTTCATGATGTACCAATTATTCTCGTAAGTgtatttattttcaatatatatgaaaaaatatattaGCAGCTCATAATTAGGTGCAAAGCCCGTAAACGCACATGAAACTTGATCTCAAAGCCAACTCGGCACGTTCTTTTCCTTCCACAATACTTTACTCgatcaaatatttatttatatcacTTGCTCCATcttgaaaattgaaatgtttAGTGTTAGTAAATCACATCAGtgtttacaaaaataatatttaattttaatgagtAAACTGAAATTTTCTTGATGTTTAAGTTATAGTAGGATTTTTTGTTAAAGAGTGGATTTCAATGCAAGCAATATTGAAAATTGTGTCTAAAGAAAAATATGCCGTACTTTAGTGCCAATGTCTTTTTATTAATTGTAAAAAAGAGCGGCCACCTTAGTATTTTAtacttaaattaaatgtttgattaaattattattatcaacTAGCTAAATGTGTTATAATTTTACATCATACAGTAGTAATTTTAACTATTGACTTACTATAGTATAGAGTTATAtggctaactcaatacttaattgctaactacaatttaATAATAGCCCTTAGATATACAAATTGAGGGCCTAGATCATCAATCCCGAAATATCAATACaatcaataaaaaatgtcaatatgaatattaaggtcaatttacaacaaattagttgtaattaacttttgaaaaatatcacataactttaaaacgcatataactttctcgatttaaattattttttcgcacaacatatatcaaattaaaaataatttcataaggattctaacgagatctcacttgcatttgtttcgatgtcaaaatttgaaaaaaaattcaaaaaaaatcaatttttccgtacaacaacaaatatcagtatagtatataaaatatatcaatataataaatatagaaTATCATTGttaaagcaatgtgttgacattctcaaagcattgtattgatattttcaaaacactatattgacattttcacccaaaaccctaatttgatagtttttttatatatttcaatttaattaataaaaataaaaattagacgcgacaaattttagaccactagatttctaaaatcttaaggtattaaattagttatagttaaCCACTAGAgattgagttagcaattgatcactccctaCTACAGTAACGGTAAAAATTCCCATTAATTTAACCCGATAACCTCAattgaatatttgttttttcaaaCAATCAATAAGTTTTTAGGCATTACTATTATTTACAAACCTCATATGCTCATACACTCAAGTAACTTGAACAAAACAAGAAATGAAGTCCACAATAGAAAAGTTCAAGCTTTAAATCACTGGTAACCACACCATCATCAACTACTTATAAAAGGGGGATCTACTGAGGCATTTGAAATCCCTGAATCAACCATTGGAGTGGCAGGAGACCTGGAGATCATGATAAACAAGAAGCACGTAAAATCGGTAAGGAATTTAGATATTATACAATAACTTCTGCCCCCAAAGTAGATCAGATCAGTGATATGCAGGGTTAAGAAATATCATACCTCATTAACTCCTCGTCTGCATCTCGTGGAAATACTGAGGTAAGTTTTTTGAGTCATGGTAGAGCAAATACTTGCAAAACTCGGTTCCAATGTAAAACCCAGAGGTTCAAGATCGCTATTCTGAGAATTACCAGCCTGCTGCAAAGTTCTTTTGTCATCTCGAACTTTCTTCCCTTGAAGAACTGCCCCAACTCGTACTCCATTTCCAGGAATA
This sequence is a window from Salvia splendens isolate huo1 chromosome 14, SspV2, whole genome shotgun sequence. Protein-coding genes within it:
- the LOC121766047 gene encoding telomere repeat-binding protein 4-like, with protein sequence MVPKKRLDYRLNGIRSFIIPKAPRSIRKRCPRKNPVEDNQLCAFELLAAVAGKLLQESESSVSSNVEAHAAILKNENVTEQHMDEQTPKSETVDHGSCAESSFIPVQEPDLSFEFKGLPQTDYGSVLENISVASPEVVKKLDCGSIQETCQVNDADRNTNCEVRVEGQQGMHSGDDTNKSNVKDRIGERVNSNMLIRSDSGVQFPLYRDPTPHTPLQKRWNTVKIGISDDDDNSYGCNKLSTKFRPFRPQPRTGHRRIRKMLTSKYRKMAPEIRSCELYNPRNGVKSFYQNRKRIYTQERCLQAPIKKRKLFDHRSTVAHDQQASSNSISNSPEKGMCMDKSNSGTMFERVSGASTPVKGRKRGKDPHVKFSIKSFKVPELYIEVPETASVGSLKRTVMEAITAILGNGVRVGVVLQGKKVRDDNRTLQQAGISQNTDLDTLGFTLEPTFTNICSSMTPKKLTSVLPCDADEELMRSPATPMVDSGISNVSVDPPFISKVDDDVITSDSMSSPHTRKNETVNGTVPDSKALVLVSPTNSESLAVSPANPKPKKNELSQRRTRRPFSVGEVEALVEAVERLGTGRWRDVKMGAFEHADYRTYVDLKDKWKTLVHTAGISPYQRRGEPVPQNLLDRVLAAHSYWSKQQGKQPGAAEPLRTVDPSKEATVCGA